From one Malus sylvestris chromosome 1, drMalSylv7.2, whole genome shotgun sequence genomic stretch:
- the LOC126622217 gene encoding uroporphyrinogen decarboxylase produces the protein MACIHSYGSIASISLPTSPSFSPRSRCAYKPRFLCALGGSVVEPQVASVAEPLLLNAVRGDDVERPPVWLMRQAGRYMKSYQTLCERYPSFRERSENVDLIVEISLQPWKVFKPDGVILFSDILTPLSGMNIPFDIVKGKGPVIFDPLYTADDVDQVREFVPQESVPYVGEALTILRKEVDNKAAVLGFVGAPFTLASYVVEGGSSKHFSKIKRLAFSQPKVLHALLQKFTTSMTKYIQYQADNGAQAVQIFDSWATELSPVDFEEFSLPYLKQIVDAVKETHPDLPLILYASGSGGLLERLALTGVDVVSLDWTVDMAEGRRRLGPNIAVQGNVDPGVLFGSKEFITSRINDTVRKAGRGKHILNLGHGIVVGTPEENVAHFFEVAKDIRY, from the exons ATGGCTTGCATTCACAGCTACGGCTCCATAGCTTCCATCTCTCTTCCCACCTCCCCTTCCTTCTCGCCAAGATCCAGATGCGCCTACAAGCCTCGCTTTCTCTGCGCCCTCGGAG GGAGTGTGGTAGAACCCCAAGTTGCCTCCGTTGCCGAGCCGCTTTTGCTCAATGCAGTTCGCGGGGACGATGTTGAGAGACCCCCAGTTTGGCTCATGAGGCAAGCAGGGAGGTACATGAAG AGTTACCAAACTCTCTGCGAGAGGTACCCTTCGTTTCGAGAAAGATCCGAAAATGTTGACCTCATTGTCGAAATTTCGCTACAGCCCTGGAAGGTCTTCAAGCCTGATGGT GTCATTTTGTTCTCAGATATTCTAACTCCTCTTTCCGGGATGAATATACCATTTGACATTGTAAAAGGTAAGGGTCCTGTAATATTCGATCCTCTGTATACTGCTGATGATGTTGATCAAGTAAGAGAGTTTGTTCCACAAGAATCAGTTCCATATGTTGGGGAAGCATTGACAATCTTGCGAAAAGAG GTAGATAATAAGGCAGCAGTTCTAGGTTTTGTTGGGGCTCCTTTTACCCTAGCATCGTATGTAGTGGAAGGTGGTTCATCAAAGCATTTCTCAAAGATAAAGAGATTAGCCTTCTCTCAACCAAAG GTCCTCCATGCATTACTTCAGAAATTTACAACTTCAATGACAAAGTATATTCAATACCAAGCTGATAATGGAGCTCAAGCCGTTCAGATCTTTGACTCATGGGCCACAGAACTCAGCCCTGTGGATTTTGAGGAATTCAGTCTGCCATACTTGAAGCAAATCGTGGATGCTGTGAAAGAGACCCATCCAGATCTCCCCTTAATCCTTTACGCAAGTGGATCCGGGGGTTTGCTTGAGAGGCTAGCTTTGACCGGTGTTGATGTAGTCAGCTTGGACTGGACAGTTGACATGGCGGAAGGTAGAAGGCGACTGGGACCAAATATAGCAGTTCAAGGTAATGTGGATCCCGGTGTTCTTTTTGGTTCAAAAGAATTCATCACCAGCAGAATAAACGATACGGTGAGGAAAGCCGGTAGAGGAAAACATATTTTGAATCTTGGCCACGGCATTGTAGTAGGTACACCTGAGGAGAATGTTGCCCATTTCTTTGAGGTTGCTAAAGATATCAGATATTGA
- the LOC126626592 gene encoding CBL-interacting protein kinase 2-like has product MENKGKILMQKYEVGRMLGQGNFAKVYHARNLQTGHSVAIKVINKEKVLKVGLIDQTKREISVMRLVKHPNIVQLFEVMATKTKIYFVLEYVKGGELFHKVSKGRLKEEMARKYFQQLISAVDFCHSRGVYHRDLKPENLLLDENGTLKVSDFGLSALAESKRQDGLLHTTCGTPAYVAPEVVGRKAYDGAKADIWSCGVILYVLLAGYLPFHGTNLIQMYRKIGRADYECPKWFSNEARRLLSKILNPNPSKRIFISNIMQNPWFSKGFNSKPIATITEVGSQGFSDVDQITELEKQQELARPRPTYLNAFDIISLSGGFDLSGLFMGQEQDVKKEVKFTSVQSASSIVSKLENIAHHLKLKVKKDGGLLKFEKSDNGRKGALAIEAEIFEFTSSFHLVEMKKSKGDTLEFRKVLEDDIRPALKDVVWAWHGEQKQEQEQKQHMHYSS; this is encoded by the coding sequence ATGGAAAATAAGGGCAAGATTTTGATGCAAAAATATGAGGTTGGGAGAATGTTAGGGCAAGGAAACTTTGCTAAAGTTTATCATGCAAGAAACCTCCAAACTGGCCATAGCGTGGCGATTAAGgtaattaacaaagaaaaggttCTGAAAGTTGGACTAATTGATCAAACAAAAAGAGAGATTTCTGTTATGAGACTCGTTAAGCACCCGAATATAGTGCAACTTTTTGAGGTCATGGCTACGAAAACCAAGATCTATTTTGTTTTAGAGTATGTCAAAGGCGGCGAGCTTTTCCACAAGGTGTCGAAAGGGAGGCTCAAGGAGGAAATGGCAAGGAAGTACTTTCAGCAGCTGATCAGCGCTGTGGATTTCTGCCACAGCAGAGGTGTTTACCACCGCGATTTGAAGCCCGAGAACTTGCTGCTGGACGAAAATGGAACGCTGAAGGTGTCGGATTTTGGGTTGAGTGCGCTTGCGGAATCCAAGAGGCAAGATGGTCTTTTGCACACAACTTGTGGAACTCCTGCTTATGTAGCTCCTGAAGTTGTGGGGAGAAAAGCATATGATGGGGCAAAAGCTGACATTTGGTCTTGTGGTGTGATTTTGTATGTGCTTTTGGCCGGTTATCTGCCGTTTCATGGAACAAATCTGATACAAATGTATAGGAAAATTGGAAGAGCAGATTACGAATGCCCTAAGTGGTTTTCGAATGAAGCGCGACGGCTACTCTCTAAAATCCTCAACCCTAACCCTAGTAAAAGGATTTTCATTTCAAACATAATGCAAAATCCCTGGTTTAGCAAAGGGTTCAACTCCAAACCAATTGCAACTATAACAGAAGTCGGAAGCCAGGGTTTTTCGGACGTTGATCAGATTACTGAGCTGGAAAAGCAGCAAGAGTTGGCTAGACCTAGACCTACATATTTAAATGCTTTTGATATCATCTCTCTTTCTGGTGGATTTGATTTGTCTGGCTTGTTTATGGGACAAGAACAAGATGTGAAAAAAGAAGTGAAGTTCACATCTGTGCAATCTGCCTCATCAATTGTATCCAAGCTGGAGAACATTGCTCATCATTTGAAGTTGAAAGTCAAGAAAGATGGAGGGTTACTGAAATTCGAGAAATCCGATAACGGAAGGAAGGGTGCATTGGCAATAGAGGCTGAGATTTTTGAGTTCACTTCATCTTTTCATTTAGTTGAGATGAAGAAATCCAAAGGCGACACATTGGAATTTAGGAAGGTGTTGGAAGATGATATAAGACCAGCTCTCAAGGATGTTGTGTGGGCATGGCACGGTGAGcagaaacaagaacaagaacaaaaacAGCATATGCATTATTCTTCCTAA